A window of Nicotiana sylvestris chromosome 8, ASM39365v2, whole genome shotgun sequence genomic DNA:
AGAACGTAAGAATGACGTGTGGATTCTACCTCAACCAATCTCGCATCTCTCTAAAACATTCGTCAAGCCAAAGTACacgaaagaagaagaagaagaagatgaagccttcacggctgaggaaattaAGGACATATGTGGAGCCATGAGGCAAATGTTATATGAAGCTCATATGGTCCAGTCGGGTGAAGGCTCGAGCACTGCTGAGGTGCAATTTATGGGGCCTGATGCCAAGCTGCAAAATTGGAACGCTACCCCATTCCCAGTCAAGCGGGAATCCCAGAAGTcgagtcttgccaccttttctgcattcCGACTTATTctagggtgtaactcgaatgtttcttttagtttattatctttaaaattccaatgtaaacccttctatcttcaaattcaatgaaatgaaatcaatatttcatcatttatgaatctctttctttattctttctgatttttgttacttttcttatttcttccttttagttctaataatgcgaacttaaataacatgacatgtttgcggacttcatgcctagaTCATAGCATGCtatctaactgtgaaataatgaatcaagaaccggaatatgataaAGAAGAGGCCTTTagagaaataaaccgagaattggaacaattcgaGTATAAACCTAAgacaaacttaaatgaaaccgagccagttaatttgggtagtccATAAAaggtccaagaaaccatgataagcattcacacggataaaagaactagggatgcattgatccaacttttgttcgaatttaaagatgtgttttctTGGttctatgatgatatgccgggactAAGTGTTGATTTAGTGGTGCACAAATTGCCAACCTACCCTGATCatccccctgtccagcaaaaacagagaaagttcaaaactgacgtcactgacaagattaaagaagaggtcaccaagtagTTAAAAGTGGGAGTGATctgagtggtccgatacaccatgCGGTTGGCTAATTTGGTTccatgccaaagaaagatgggaaaactcgagtgtgtgttgactatcgggatatgaaaaaagcaagtcccaaagacaacttccatttgccaaacatccacatcctggTTGACAACTGTACCAAACATGAAATACAACCTTTCGTGAATTGttatgctggatatcatcaggtcttgatggatgaagaagacgcaaagAAGACATCCTTCACTATACCCTAgggcacctactgttacagggtcatgccttttggtttggaTAACGCTGGGCTTACATGAGGTCtatgactgccatctttcatgacatgatgcaccaagaaatcgaggtgtatgtggacgatgtgatcatcaaatccagaatgcaggatgaccatgttcgagatctgagaaagttctttaagCGCCTACgtaagtacgacttgaagctaaatccagtcaaatgtgcatttggagttccgtctGGGAAACTCTTGGGattatagtcagtcggaggggcatcgagttagatccaacaaggataaagtctattcgggatttgcctcctccgagaactaagaaagaggttatgagtctgttgggaaggttgaattacatcagccggttcatttCTCAGTTGACatccacgtgtgagcccatatttaagctgttaaagaaagatgcagcgattaaatggacagatgagtgtcaagaagctttcgacaaaatcaaagaatatctatcgaatctgccagtcttggtcccacccaaACCTGGGAagcctttgtttttgtatttgacagtcttggagaattccttcggatgtgtcctcgggcaacataatGTGACCGGGAATAAAGAGCAGGCaatatactatttgagcaagaagttcactagctacgaagccaaatacactttgttggaaaggacttgttgtgccctaacttggatcgctcagaagcttaggcattacttgttggcctacaccacctaTCTCATCACCagattggatcctttgaagtacatattccaaaagacGATGCCCACGGGGAGGTTAGTGAAATGGAAAATCGTGCTCACCGAGTTTGActtagtctatgtcacccgcacgacaatgaaagcccaagctttaGCGGATCACCTGGCTGAAAATCTTGTTGATAATGAATATCAGTttttgagtacttactttccaAATGAGGAAGTAAATTCAGTCGAGGTAACCTCAGAAGACACCagtgcttggaaaatgttcttcgacggagctgtgaatgcaaaaggtgttgggattggggcaatcttgatctcacccactggttaGCACTATCCGACCACAGCTCGACTTCAATTTTTCTGCACCAACAACACTACCGAGTACGAAgtttgcattatgggtatgaacatggcgaTCGACCAAGATGTGGAAGAATTGCTAATCATGGGATATTCGgacttgattatccgacaagcccaGGGTGAATGCGAAACTCCGGATGTCAAGATTATTCCATAcatgcaacatgtggaagatcttagtaAGCAGTTCAAGTCAGTCGAGTTTAGGTACATTCTTCggtttcacaatgagttagccgaTGCACTCGCCATTTTGGCCTCGATGTTGCCATATCCAGGCACTGTCCACATTAACctgttggaaatccaaatccaagaaaggcatggttactacaatacggttgaggcagaaccaaatgttcagccatggtatcatgatatcaagagatttctgaaaacaagggaatatcccgagcaagccaaTGGAGACCAAAGGAAAACAATTAGAAGGCTTGCCAGcagtttcttcttgagcggagaggtcttgtacaaaaggactccagatctcaaacttttaagatgtgtggatgcccaagaggccggaagaatcatgcatgaagtacacgcaggaatGTGTGGACCCTGTACGAATGGAAAAG
This region includes:
- the LOC138876137 gene encoding uncharacterized protein — translated: MAIDQDVEELLIMGYSDLIIRQAQGECETPDVKIIPYMQHVEDLSKQFKSVEFRYILRFHNELADALAILASMLPYPGTVHINLLEIQIQERHGYYNTVEAEPNVQPWYHDIKRFLKTREYPEQANGDQRKTIRRLASSFFLSGEVLYKRTPDLKLLRCVDAQEAGRIMHEVHAGMCGPCTNGKGLLQLCPKMSSVSGAQ